One window of Thermocoleostomius sinensis A174 genomic DNA carries:
- a CDS encoding methyl-accepting chemotaxis protein: MTSTPQESQSSQSYLFDRNQRPLQSRQRSQPRWRFRFLGFRVFFPVIGSALLGIAGIAFLCGEVVKYQAEEEIQTILSSKVHLLDSTLMQADTLATAFRSSLLTLHSQNAKNSDTYQKLTLELFKSRPKAVAGLGFGQSQNGLLPEQRWLFSYFFLNSNDPNAAGQPLPAPNESIRYVDGTQPGNFYPDSDRYRDFFLPQIDLWTLPYHSANGLQTSYYSPIFNDRGKWLGTVFVDVDGAFLQEALAGSALNDRGYFALLTPEGQVVSAPETPVGHGEDYRSIAGLDAVWLQMAEGQSGLIEGEKGYWAYARPQNQWLMVAFVPYEAVFNQLAWIGIGGMATVTGLLLLILVLALQSFKRRLRPLLDECDRLKLEQESVVAAQDEIAQISETFFQLLERVKANETQLQQDATQIQRLEAQLKQVAIVELEQKTLEAEVEHLFNVVDSVEQGDLLVAAQVRSQKMGLVADTLNRLIRRLGQTMSYILNVTNDVTQAIQPIKQHLALVTDSTRVQQQETDRIQTAIDQIRSTAQETTLEVMAATETIETTRAAIRAGQPAIEAMMQSIDLLQQGTSQLIKRSQTLSNYVELTTQFAKEQKRIAAMTRVLAANASMLASRAAGQQDPEQFAVITREFETIATQINQLASQTNQSLGTLKQRTEQIQTVVSGLDYDIQAMSQQIDQFDTGVERSQQLLDHAELISDCMAHMKQQCLQSHQAISAAAETTIASIQQMIAIADETLHHTDLSQAQTQQIEQQMHALQHQVKFFQLQPVQRQAHQLQLVEAAASSKPSDR; the protein is encoded by the coding sequence ATGACCTCTACTCCCCAAGAGTCACAATCTAGTCAATCCTATCTGTTCGATCGCAATCAACGCCCCTTGCAGAGTAGACAACGATCGCAACCGCGATGGCGCTTTCGTTTTTTGGGTTTTAGAGTGTTTTTCCCGGTAATAGGGAGTGCCTTACTGGGTATTGCAGGCATTGCTTTTCTGTGTGGTGAAGTCGTCAAATACCAAGCAGAGGAAGAAATCCAGACAATTCTATCCAGTAAAGTTCATTTGCTCGATTCGACCTTGATGCAGGCAGATACGCTAGCCACGGCCTTTCGCAGCAGTCTTCTAACGCTGCACTCACAGAACGCTAAAAATTCAGATACGTATCAAAAGCTGACGTTGGAATTGTTTAAAAGTCGTCCGAAAGCGGTGGCGGGTTTGGGGTTTGGGCAAAGCCAAAACGGTTTGTTGCCAGAACAACGCTGGCTTTTCTCATATTTCTTCTTAAATTCCAATGATCCCAACGCGGCAGGGCAACCCCTGCCTGCACCAAACGAGTCAATTCGCTATGTAGACGGAACACAGCCAGGTAACTTTTATCCTGACTCCGATCGCTATCGAGACTTCTTTTTGCCCCAAATTGATCTCTGGACGCTGCCCTATCACTCGGCAAATGGATTGCAAACAAGCTATTACTCTCCCATCTTTAACGATCGTGGCAAGTGGTTGGGCACCGTGTTTGTCGATGTTGATGGTGCATTTCTGCAAGAGGCATTGGCAGGTTCAGCTTTAAACGATCGCGGATATTTTGCGCTGCTCACTCCAGAGGGACAGGTGGTGTCGGCTCCGGAAACGCCAGTTGGTCATGGAGAAGACTATCGATCGATAGCTGGGCTAGATGCCGTGTGGTTACAAATGGCCGAAGGACAGTCGGGGTTGATTGAGGGCGAAAAGGGCTATTGGGCATATGCGCGGCCACAAAATCAGTGGCTAATGGTAGCTTTTGTGCCCTACGAAGCGGTCTTTAATCAACTTGCGTGGATTGGTATCGGCGGTATGGCTACCGTAACAGGATTATTGCTGCTAATTTTGGTTTTAGCGCTGCAATCGTTCAAGCGACGATTACGTCCTTTGTTAGACGAATGCGATCGATTAAAGTTGGAACAGGAATCTGTGGTAGCCGCACAAGATGAAATCGCTCAAATTTCTGAAACATTCTTTCAATTGCTAGAGCGAGTCAAAGCCAATGAAACACAACTTCAGCAAGATGCAACTCAGATTCAGAGACTCGAAGCGCAACTTAAACAGGTAGCGATTGTAGAACTGGAACAAAAAACATTGGAAGCGGAAGTTGAACATTTGTTCAATGTAGTGGACTCGGTAGAGCAGGGAGATTTGCTCGTTGCAGCGCAGGTCAGGTCTCAAAAAATGGGACTAGTTGCGGATACTTTAAATCGCTTAATTCGTCGATTGGGACAAACAATGAGTTATATATTGAATGTGACTAATGATGTTACTCAAGCGATTCAACCGATTAAGCAACATCTTGCTCTCGTAACTGATTCGACTCGAGTTCAACAACAGGAAACCGATCGCATACAAACGGCAATAGATCAGATCCGTTCAACGGCTCAAGAGACAACCCTTGAGGTTATGGCGGCAACAGAAACCATTGAAACCACACGTGCCGCCATTCGCGCCGGACAGCCAGCTATTGAAGCCATGATGCAAAGCATCGATCTGCTGCAACAGGGTACCAGTCAACTGATCAAACGATCGCAAACCCTGAGTAATTACGTGGAGTTAACAACTCAGTTCGCTAAAGAGCAAAAGCGAATTGCAGCAATGACGCGCGTTTTAGCAGCCAATGCCTCTATGTTGGCAAGCCGTGCTGCCGGTCAACAAGATCCCGAACAGTTTGCCGTCATCACTCGCGAGTTTGAAACAATCGCCACTCAGATTAATCAATTAGCTTCTCAAACTAATCAAAGTTTGGGGACATTGAAACAGCGGACGGAGCAAATTCAAACGGTTGTATCCGGTTTAGATTACGACATTCAAGCCATGAGTCAGCAGATTGACCAATTCGACACAGGTGTGGAGCGATCGCAGCAATTATTGGATCACGCAGAGTTGATCAGTGATTGTATGGCGCACATGAAACAACAGTGTCTTCAGTCTCACCAAGCTATCTCTGCTGCTGCTGAAACCACGATCGCCTCTATTCAACAAATGATCGCGATCGCTGACGAGACACTGCATCATACCGATTTGTCTCAAGCGCAAACGCAGCAAATCGAACAACAGATGCATGCCTTGCAACATCAAGTTAAATTCTTCCAACTTCAGCCCGTACAGCGTCAGGCTCATCAACTACAACTGGTGGAAGCAGCGGCTAGCTCTAAACCCTCTGATCGTTAA
- a CDS encoding response regulator, with amino-acid sequence MSIREVNPSSLDADTIAEVQLQEELRSLFTVDTQTYLEKYSQLAQGLKPDAWKTDIQELYRCIHTIKGGAVTVAAEAVLQVATALEDLLSELRYLESPPLETENLLQQALLEAGELLTGVLVQNTTEIAPILQRVQTLHSDIRARYLLQWNPQRQLHQDFAEHGLDMVVLELQIDLERLPAAEWVPTATIETARQTLTKLHQIGAELQLATGWTALLHQAEELLNCPRVDVWQSQWFLLFQALKTCATQSGSPVMLKWTVPIASMDVNSILNSTTTPDRATACSDSSVTIETTPNAISPEEAAYQSLTADQREDSDVIALDSIDFSEFLDSEFLQNGTTVADGVANNHPSDLDFAAVDLTAVEQPELPVAEAEPVSSEDSLQTSLAPDSSPAAPSVSQLEILPDTASVQIPVSLEKLDRSAQYLVETLLTLRSTHGLYQTLQSQIAQLVALAQEGIQSITQLRQIQDDYALLDLQSKQTPQGLNPERYRQGYTLINRLLETNLRLSEIGAEAGKMTEQVTDRLRTVDDTVLKLQTTIEDSRLVSFQSLGIRAKAILRDLVTRYSKPARLLVLGEHTELDASTARGLEPVLLHLIRNAYDHGLEPPADRQSQGKPEQGTIVLSLRRNGNLFSLEFKDDGRGIDAEKIQSRAEALNFPFTQTATFDDLLRVICQPGFSSETKATELSGRGVGMDVVMAQIARLGGQLSLQTVLGTGTTFQIRFPAPRLLVPCLLLRTGDYTFAIPNDEIRTITLLGSLNAVRTEYWTKNPNQDLHAIENQEIAKDETPVNPILDLVEYWQPNLGNRSLADTAICLLIQPSVRPHPDPASSGGIWLLADELLEQTELVINPLPSPLLAAKGLLGVSLQVNGSLVPVLDPQSLVEWWQQRSFQQAESATIDPVDLDNEATAQSVQTILIVDDAALMRRRLESSLSANGFVIQTCADGQEAWNWLQEHPHPNLILTDIEMPNMDGFTLIDRCRQTGITVPILVISSRLSEEWFNEAKRLGATDYLTKGFATVELINKVNKLLRRLNLSETDSVGVALDSETSSTALL; translated from the coding sequence ATGTCGATTCGAGAAGTTAATCCTTCGTCTTTGGATGCAGATACGATCGCTGAAGTTCAGTTACAAGAAGAGCTTCGCAGCTTATTTACTGTAGATACCCAAACCTATTTGGAAAAATATAGCCAACTAGCACAGGGCCTAAAGCCTGACGCTTGGAAGACAGATATTCAGGAACTCTATCGTTGCATCCATACGATTAAAGGAGGAGCCGTTACCGTAGCAGCCGAGGCGGTGTTACAGGTAGCTACCGCCCTCGAAGATCTGCTGTCAGAGCTACGCTATCTTGAATCGCCTCCCCTGGAGACAGAAAACCTCTTACAGCAGGCTTTGCTGGAGGCAGGAGAATTACTCACAGGGGTGCTTGTGCAAAACACCACAGAGATTGCCCCCATCTTGCAACGGGTGCAAACGCTGCACAGTGACATCCGAGCACGATATCTGTTGCAGTGGAACCCACAGCGGCAACTGCATCAAGATTTTGCTGAACACGGGCTAGATATGGTGGTGCTAGAGCTACAAATTGATTTAGAACGCCTGCCTGCTGCCGAATGGGTACCGACTGCAACAATCGAGACGGCTCGACAAACGTTAACCAAGCTGCATCAAATTGGTGCTGAACTGCAACTAGCAACGGGTTGGACGGCTTTGCTGCATCAAGCGGAGGAATTGCTAAACTGTCCTAGGGTTGATGTCTGGCAATCTCAGTGGTTTTTATTGTTTCAGGCGCTCAAGACGTGTGCGACGCAGAGTGGCAGTCCAGTGATGTTGAAATGGACTGTGCCAATCGCGTCTATGGATGTGAATTCGATACTCAATTCAACGACAACTCCCGATCGGGCTACCGCCTGCTCAGATAGTAGCGTTACGATTGAAACGACCCCTAACGCTATTTCCCCGGAGGAAGCGGCATATCAAAGCTTAACCGCAGATCAACGTGAGGATTCAGATGTAATTGCCCTCGATTCAATCGATTTCAGTGAGTTCTTAGACAGTGAATTTTTACAGAATGGGACAACCGTTGCCGATGGAGTCGCAAACAATCATCCATCTGATCTTGATTTTGCTGCTGTTGATTTGACTGCCGTCGAACAACCTGAACTTCCAGTAGCTGAGGCTGAGCCTGTATCGTCTGAAGATTCGCTTCAAACTTCGCTCGCGCCAGACTCCTCTCCTGCTGCTCCATCGGTTTCTCAGCTAGAAATCCTGCCAGATACTGCCAGCGTACAAATTCCTGTGTCTCTGGAAAAGCTTGATCGATCGGCACAATATCTTGTGGAAACGCTGTTAACTCTGCGATCGACGCACGGATTGTATCAAACGCTGCAAAGCCAAATTGCTCAACTGGTAGCTCTGGCCCAGGAAGGGATTCAGTCAATCACACAGTTACGTCAAATTCAGGATGATTATGCTTTGTTAGATTTGCAGAGTAAGCAAACTCCGCAGGGCTTAAACCCAGAACGATATCGCCAGGGCTATACCCTGATCAATCGCCTGCTTGAAACAAACCTCCGCCTTTCCGAAATTGGAGCGGAAGCCGGTAAAATGACTGAGCAAGTTACCGACAGACTACGTACCGTTGATGACACCGTTCTCAAATTACAAACTACGATCGAAGATAGCCGTCTAGTGTCGTTTCAGAGTTTGGGTATTCGAGCCAAAGCCATCTTGCGCGACCTTGTCACTCGCTACAGTAAGCCTGCCCGTCTATTGGTTTTGGGAGAACACACAGAACTAGATGCCAGTACGGCCCGTGGACTAGAGCCAGTTTTGCTGCATCTGATTCGCAATGCCTACGATCATGGTTTGGAACCACCCGCCGATCGCCAGAGTCAGGGGAAGCCAGAACAGGGCACAATTGTGTTATCGCTGCGGCGCAATGGTAATCTCTTCTCGTTAGAATTCAAAGATGATGGGCGAGGAATTGATGCCGAAAAAATTCAATCGCGAGCAGAGGCATTGAACTTTCCGTTCACTCAGACAGCCACATTCGACGATCTGCTGCGGGTGATTTGTCAGCCTGGGTTTAGCTCTGAAACAAAGGCAACTGAACTTTCTGGGCGGGGCGTCGGCATGGATGTGGTAATGGCGCAAATCGCTCGGCTGGGTGGACAGCTTAGCTTACAGACAGTTTTGGGAACAGGCACTACATTTCAGATTCGATTTCCAGCCCCACGGTTATTAGTGCCTTGTCTATTGCTGCGAACGGGGGACTATACTTTTGCTATTCCCAATGATGAGATTAGAACGATTACACTGCTAGGAAGCTTGAATGCAGTCCGAACTGAGTACTGGACTAAAAATCCGAATCAAGACTTGCATGCAATCGAGAATCAAGAAATTGCTAAAGATGAAACACCGGTGAACCCGATACTAGATCTGGTAGAGTACTGGCAACCAAACCTGGGAAATCGATCGTTGGCAGATACAGCCATTTGTTTACTGATTCAGCCTTCTGTTCGACCTCACCCCGATCCTGCCTCTTCAGGAGGAATTTGGCTACTTGCAGACGAACTCCTAGAACAGACTGAATTAGTGATTAATCCCCTGCCATCCCCATTGCTGGCAGCCAAAGGCTTATTAGGTGTTAGCTTACAGGTCAATGGTTCTCTCGTTCCAGTATTAGACCCTCAATCGTTAGTAGAGTGGTGGCAGCAGCGCTCCTTCCAACAAGCCGAATCAGCGACGATTGACCCAGTTGACTTGGACAACGAGGCAACGGCTCAGTCCGTACAAACAATTCTGATTGTTGATGATGCGGCCCTAATGCGGCGACGGCTTGAGTCTAGCTTAAGTGCCAATGGCTTCGTCATTCAAACCTGCGCAGATGGACAAGAAGCTTGGAATTGGTTACAAGAACATCCACATCCCAACTTGATTCTCACCGACATTGAAATGCCAAATATGGATGGATTCACCCTGATCGATCGCTGCCGTCAAACCGGAATCACCGTTCCCATTTTGGTAATTTCATCTCGCCTATCCGAGGAGTGGTTTAACGAAGCCAAGCGCTTGGGGGCAACAGACTATCTCACCAAGGGGTTTGCAACTGTTGAGTTGATTAATAAGGTGAACAAGCTGCTGAGGCGGCTGAATCTGTCTGAGACAGATAGCGTTGGAGTCGCGCTTGATTCTGAAACGAGTTCTACCGCTCTGCTTTAA
- the gntF gene encoding guanitoxin biosynthesis pre-guanitoxin forming N-methyltransferase GntF, whose translation MLQAEQQIYDTLWQPQEYLRQYYATPSVADDEQANFEFALNHLRHDGRFFSRAIEVGCGPTLHHACSFVTYVEELHLADYLPENLQEISKWLRQDPSAHNWEIYLRGILALETETISTTDLQRRQQQLRQKITQLKSIDLRHPCPLGDDAVYDLVFSYYCAEAISSSKTDWQTFMNHLLRLVAPGGTLYLTAMRQCRSYAVMDKDFPTAYIDELDLAAVLQANGFDATKTEIQVARSGAWTEQGFSSICMVKAER comes from the coding sequence ATGCTGCAAGCTGAGCAACAGATTTATGATACATTGTGGCAACCTCAAGAATACTTACGACAGTATTATGCCACTCCGTCTGTTGCCGATGACGAGCAAGCGAACTTTGAATTTGCGCTGAACCATCTGCGGCATGACGGGCGATTTTTTTCACGGGCGATCGAGGTTGGCTGCGGACCCACGCTGCATCACGCTTGTAGTTTTGTGACCTATGTTGAAGAGCTACACTTAGCTGATTACCTACCAGAGAATCTTCAAGAGATTAGCAAATGGCTTAGGCAAGACCCCAGCGCTCATAATTGGGAGATTTACCTGCGAGGAATACTTGCACTAGAAACTGAAACCATTTCAACAACCGATCTACAGCGACGCCAACAGCAACTGCGCCAAAAAATTACTCAGCTTAAATCCATTGATCTACGGCACCCATGTCCTCTAGGAGACGACGCTGTGTACGATTTGGTATTTTCCTATTACTGTGCAGAAGCAATTTCTTCCTCGAAAACCGACTGGCAGACGTTCATGAATCATCTGTTGCGTCTTGTGGCTCCAGGTGGAACGCTGTACTTAACGGCGATGCGACAGTGCCGTTCGTATGCTGTAATGGATAAAGACTTTCCTACAGCCTACATCGATGAATTAGATTTGGCGGCTGTGTTGCAAGCTAATGGATTTGATGCTACCAAAACAGAGATTCAAGTGGCTCGGAGCGGGGCCTGGACAGAGCAAGGATTTAGCAGTATCTGTATGGTTAAAGCAGAGCGGTAG
- a CDS encoding S-adenosylmethionine decarboxylase family protein encodes MLHESVVEESALAIAQKRQTHIAPPFGQSLHVDLYGVSKAICDDLSFCYQLLEDLTNLLNMHKQAPPFIFRSPDDQFPDKAGLSGWVPLIESGMSIHTLTLRRFVSLDIYTCGDLNIEETIAFLYERLQAESHEQHYLVRGVMYHAAS; translated from the coding sequence ATGTTGCACGAATCTGTGGTTGAGGAAAGTGCTTTGGCGATCGCCCAGAAGCGGCAAACTCATATTGCCCCTCCCTTTGGACAAAGCTTACACGTTGATTTGTATGGTGTTAGTAAGGCAATCTGTGATGATTTATCGTTTTGCTATCAACTGCTAGAAGATCTGACCAATCTTCTGAATATGCACAAACAGGCTCCTCCTTTTATCTTTCGATCGCCCGATGATCAGTTTCCTGATAAAGCAGGGTTGTCTGGCTGGGTACCGCTGATTGAGTCGGGTATGTCAATCCACACACTGACGTTACGACGCTTTGTCAGCTTGGATATCTACACCTGCGGCGATCTGAATATTGAAGAAACGATCGCGTTTCTGTATGAGCGCCTGCAAGCAGAATCTCATGAACAGCACTATTTAGTCAGAGGAGTCATGTATCATGCTGCAAGCTGA
- a CDS encoding homospermidine biosynthesis protein encodes MSNALSRKIAPVPMPGDISVVDLIDGYFTAYNSARLREICQLLSRDVLQKGVTVGLSLSGAMTPAGLGVSVLAPLIRHGFVDWIISTGANLYHDLHYGLGLDLYASHPFVDDVKLRQEGRIRIYDIVFGYDVLLETDAFIRELLKAEPFQKRMGTAEFHYLLGKYVYELEKQLGVNHPSLLSTAYECGVPIYTSSPGDSSIGMNVAALQLEGSNLTIDPMLDVNETAAIVYAARESGIPDVEGKSAALIIGGGSPKNFLLQTQPQLHEVLGLEERGHDYFIQITDARPDTGGLSGATPAEAVSWGKVDPEELPSTIVCYTDSTIALPIITAYAINQCEPRPLKRLYDRREDLLERLRMDYYAAQLRRPEQPTVAVAQTLVQPVPVREPVATYPCGTPIRKR; translated from the coding sequence ATGTCAAACGCACTCAGCCGTAAAATTGCACCCGTCCCTATGCCAGGCGACATCAGCGTAGTGGACTTAATCGATGGGTATTTCACTGCCTATAATTCAGCCCGACTGCGAGAAATTTGTCAGTTGCTCAGCCGCGATGTTTTGCAGAAGGGGGTCACGGTTGGACTCAGCCTTTCTGGAGCCATGACCCCGGCTGGACTGGGTGTATCGGTGTTGGCCCCCTTGATCCGCCATGGATTTGTGGATTGGATTATTAGCACCGGAGCCAACTTGTATCACGATCTGCACTATGGACTGGGTTTAGATCTCTATGCCAGTCATCCGTTTGTAGATGATGTGAAGCTGCGTCAAGAAGGACGCATTCGTATCTATGACATTGTGTTCGGATATGATGTACTGCTGGAAACAGATGCCTTTATTCGTGAATTACTGAAAGCTGAACCGTTTCAGAAGCGCATGGGCACGGCTGAATTTCACTATCTGCTGGGCAAGTACGTTTATGAACTGGAAAAACAACTAGGTGTGAACCATCCGTCTTTGCTGTCAACGGCTTACGAGTGTGGTGTTCCCATCTACACTTCGTCTCCTGGCGATAGTTCGATCGGCATGAATGTGGCTGCGCTGCAACTGGAAGGCTCTAATCTGACCATCGATCCTATGCTGGATGTGAATGAAACAGCGGCGATCGTTTATGCTGCCCGAGAATCTGGCATCCCCGATGTAGAAGGCAAAAGTGCGGCGCTCATTATTGGCGGCGGTAGCCCCAAGAATTTTTTGCTGCAAACCCAACCGCAACTTCATGAAGTTCTGGGACTCGAAGAACGCGGCCACGACTACTTTATCCAAATTACCGATGCGCGTCCTGATACAGGTGGACTGTCGGGTGCAACCCCCGCCGAAGCGGTCAGTTGGGGCAAAGTTGATCCAGAGGAATTGCCCAGCACAATCGTCTGCTATACCGACAGTACGATCGCTCTACCCATCATCACAGCCTATGCTATCAACCAATGTGAACCGCGTCCGCTGAAGCGCTTGTACGATCGGCGGGAAGACTTACTGGAGCGGTTGCGGATGGACTACTATGCAGCTCAACTACGACGCCCCGAACAGCCAACTGTGGCAGTGGCACAAACCCTGGTTCAACCTGTTCCCGTGCGTGAACCTGTTGCAACCTATCCTTGTGGCACGCCAATTCGGAAGCGATGA
- a CDS encoding YcjF family protein has protein sequence MTEPRNSNDSQPSSEPSNDAPTPTSKPDWSRQVFSVWNEASSQLSKRLPIDRVAQTIVSWFSVSESQVAEILESVRQELPTTEALLIGKPQAGKSSIVRGLTGVSADIVGQGFRPHTQHTQRYAYPSSDLPLLIFTDTVGLGDVNQDTQAVIQDLIGDLQQESHSARVLILTIKVNDFATDTLRLIAQQLRQQYPNIPCLLAVTCLHEVYPADVVDHPAYPPMFADINRSFALMQQTFAGLFDRAVLLDFTLEEDGYNPVFYGLEALRDALSDLLPEAEARAIYQLLDRDEASKQLGNLYRDVGRRYILAFAIMAATIAAVPLPFATMPVLTALQVSMVTALGKLYGQILSPSQAGGIVSAIAGGFLAQAIGRELIKFIPGFGSVIAASWAAAYTWSLGEGACVYFGDLMGGKKPDPAKIQAVMQEAFKSAKERFRSMK, from the coding sequence ATGACTGAACCACGCAATTCCAACGACTCGCAGCCCTCTAGCGAACCTTCAAATGATGCCCCTACGCCCACATCCAAGCCGGATTGGTCGCGTCAAGTTTTTAGCGTTTGGAACGAAGCGTCGTCGCAATTGTCGAAACGGTTGCCGATCGATCGGGTAGCCCAAACAATCGTCAGTTGGTTCAGCGTTAGTGAATCCCAAGTAGCAGAAATTCTAGAGTCGGTTCGCCAAGAATTGCCCACCACTGAAGCATTGCTGATTGGCAAACCCCAAGCCGGAAAAAGTTCGATCGTGCGTGGATTAACAGGCGTTTCGGCAGACATTGTGGGACAAGGATTTCGTCCTCATACTCAGCACACCCAGCGATATGCCTATCCGTCCAGCGATCTGCCGCTGCTAATCTTCACCGATACGGTGGGGCTAGGGGATGTTAACCAGGATACGCAAGCCGTGATTCAGGACTTAATCGGCGACCTACAACAGGAAAGTCATAGTGCAAGAGTGCTGATCTTAACGATCAAAGTCAATGATTTTGCCACCGATACGCTGCGACTCATTGCCCAACAGTTGCGACAACAGTATCCCAACATTCCTTGCCTACTAGCGGTGACGTGTTTGCATGAGGTTTACCCCGCCGATGTGGTCGATCATCCAGCTTATCCACCCATGTTTGCCGACATCAACCGCTCCTTTGCGCTTATGCAGCAGACCTTTGCTGGCTTGTTCGATCGAGCGGTATTGCTAGATTTCACCCTCGAAGAAGACGGTTATAATCCTGTCTTTTATGGACTAGAAGCCTTGCGCGATGCCCTGTCTGATTTGTTGCCCGAAGCCGAAGCACGTGCCATCTATCAGCTACTCGATCGCGACGAAGCCAGCAAACAATTGGGTAATCTTTACCGTGATGTAGGACGGCGCTACATTTTGGCGTTTGCTATTATGGCTGCTACCATCGCCGCCGTCCCCCTGCCCTTTGCCACGATGCCAGTTCTCACCGCACTTCAGGTATCGATGGTGACAGCGTTAGGGAAACTGTATGGGCAAATCCTGTCTCCTTCTCAAGCAGGTGGAATTGTGAGTGCAATTGCCGGCGGCTTTTTGGCTCAGGCGATCGGGCGGGAGCTCATTAAGTTTATCCCTGGCTTTGGCAGCGTCATTGCGGCCTCATGGGCAGCGGCATATACCTGGTCGTTAGGGGAAGGAGCCTGCGTTTATTTTGGCGACCTCATGGGGGGCAAAAAACCTGATCCTGCCAAAATTCAAGCCGTGATGCAAGAAGCGTTTAAGTCAGCAAAAGAACGATTTCGCAGCATGAAATGA